A stretch of the Vigna radiata var. radiata cultivar VC1973A chromosome 7, Vradiata_ver6, whole genome shotgun sequence genome encodes the following:
- the LOC106768123 gene encoding tRNA (cytosine(34)-C(5))-methyltransferase has translation MGGGGRGGRSRTQRKHFRQSRENVWKRSKSDPDPSSTENNPSWTPFATENAAFDFYYKEQGIVDPQQWDQFVAVLRTPLPATFRINSSSQFSDDIRSQLENDFVHSLRDEVGEGGETEAIRPLLWYPGNFAWHSNFSRMQLRKNQTLERFHEFLKLENEIGNITRQEAVSMVPPLFLDVHSDHFVLDMCAAPGSKTFQLLEIIHQSSKSGSLPDGMVIANDLDVQRCNLLIHQTKRMCTANLIVTNHEAQNFPGCRLNRNYERIELDHNIGQLLFDRVLCDVPCSGDGTLRKAPDLWRKWNTGMGHGLHSLQVLIAMRGISLLKIGGRMVYSTCSMNPIENEAVVAEVLRRCGGSVELVDVSSELPQLIRRPGLKKWKVYDKGSWFVSYNGVPKFRRSVILSSMFPSGRGHPDVVDSSCNVNVEVGTNGINENVGDINENAGDGLQPVLNPVMSESSEEFSDFPLEHCMRIVPHDQNTGAFFIAVLQKVSPLPVIPEKQKVKIDEQYVGPANQSINDRQVQQITSPENAHEEDFKAVSEENVDDNEPNTQDMEDDPVACEEQKTKETLEPDNVQNTMKRVPGKRKLQIQGKWRGVDPVVFFKDETIINSIRDFYGIDERFPFNGHLVTRNSDTNHVKRIYYISKSVKDVLELNFKVGQQLKITSIGLKMFERQTAREGSSAPCAFRISSEGLPLILPYITKQILHASPADFKHLLMNKEVKFEDFTDAKFGEKAANLLPGCCVVILSLGNTAAVESLQVDESTIAIGCWKGRARLSVMVTAMDCQELLERLLIRFDNVNGSSGHVHKSSNDEEEIQPVQE, from the exons ATGGGGGGTGGTGGGAGAGGAGGCAGGTCCCGCACTCAAAGAAAGCATTTCCGCCAGAGCAGAGAGAACGTGTGGAAGCGTTCTAAATCTGATCCTGATCCTTCTTCCACAGAAAACAATCCTTCGTGGACTCCTTTCGCCACCGAGAACGCCGCTTTCGATTTCTACTACAAAGAGCAGGGGATAGTCGACCCGCAACAGTGGGACCAATTCGTTGCTGTTCTCCGAACTCCATTGCCTGCAACCTTCAGAATCAACTCTAG TAGCCAGTTTTCCGACGACATTCGTTCTCAACTGGAGAATGATTTCGTGCATTCTCTTCGCGACGAG GTTGGTGAAGGGGGTGAGACTGAGGCTATTCGGCCGTTGCTGTGGTACCCTGGGAATTTTGCTTGGCATTCAAATTTTTCTAGGATGCAGCTTAGGAAGAATCAAACGCTTGAGAG GTTCCATGAATTTTTAAAGCTAGAAAACGAGATTGGAAATATCACAAGACAGGAAGCTGTCAGTATg GTTCCTCCTCTCTTCTTGGATGTGCATTCAGATCATTTTGTGCTTGATA TGTGTGCTGCACCGGGTTCAAAAACATTCCAATTGCTTGAGATTATACACCAATCAAGTAAATCAGGATCACTGCCTGATGGAATG GTTATAGCAAATGATCTCGATGTCCAAAGATGCAATCTTCTCATCCACCAAACAAAAAGAATGTGCACAGCCAATCTAATTGTTACAAATCATGAAGCACAAAACTTCCCTGGATGCCGATTAAACAGAAATTATGAAAGGATCGAGTTAGATCACAATATTGGCCAACTATTATTTGATCGTGTTCTTTGTGATGTCCCATGCAGTGGAGATGGTACCCTTCGCAAGGCACCTGATCTCTGGAGAAAATG GAACACAGGGATGGGACATGGCCTTCACAGCCTACAAGTTTTAATTGCTATGCGAG GTATATCTTTACTCAAAATTGGTGGAAGAATGGTTTATTCAACTTGCTCAATGAATCCTATTGAGAATGAAGCTGTGGTTGCTGAG GTTTTGCGAAGGTGTGGAGGTTCTGTTGAACTTGTTGATGTCTCTAGTGAGCTTCCACAACTTATTCGTCGGCCAGGTCTCAAGAAATGGAAG GTATATGACAAGGGCTCCTGGTTTGTCTCTTATAATGGTGTTCCTAAGTTTCGTAGAAGTGTAATTCTTTCCAGTATGTTTCCTTCTGGAAGAGGACATCCCGATGTTGTTGATAGTAGCTGTAATGTTAACGTAGAGGTTGGTACTAATGGTATTAATGAAAACGTTGGAGATATTAATGAAAACGCTGGAGATGGTCTTCAACCAGTACTGAATCCTGTGATGTCTGAATCTTCTGAGGAATTTTCTGATTTCCCTCTAGAGCATTGTATGAGGATAGTGCCTCATGATCAGAATACTGGAGCCTTCTTCATTGCTGTTCTGCAAAAAGTTTCTCCTTTGCCAG taattccagaaaaacaaaaggtaaaAATTGATGAGCAATATGTAGGTCCAGCAAACCAGAGTATTAATGATCGGCAAGTACAACAGATCACTTCACCTGAAAATGCACATGAAGAAGACTTCAAAGCAGTTTCAGAGGAAAATGTAGATGACAACGAACCCAATACCCAAGATATGGAAGATGATCCTGTTGCATGTGAAGAACAGAAAACTAAGGAAACTCTAGAGCCTGATAATGTACAAAACACGATGAAGAGGGTTCCAGGCAAGAGAAAGCTACAAATTCAAGGAAAATGGAGGGGTGTTGACCCCGTTGTCTTTTTCAAAGatgaaacaataataaatagtataaGGGATTTTTATGGAATTGACGAGCGTTTTCCATTCAATGGTCACCTTGTTACAAGAAATAGTGATACAAATCATGTgaaaagaatttattatatCTCGAAGTCAGTCAAGGATGTTCTTGAGTTGAACTTCAAAGTAGGGCAGCAACTTAAAATAACCTCAATTGGCCTGAAGATGTTT GAAAGACAAACAGCACGAGAAGGTAGCTCTGCACCATGTGCTTTCCGGATATCGTCTGAAGGATTGCCCCTTATTCTCCCATACATAACCAAACAGATTCTGCATGCATCTCCTGCAGACTTCAAGCATCTTCTGATGAACAAAGAAGtaaaatttgaagattttaCTGATGCCAAGTTTGGTGAAAAGGCAGCAAACCTATTGCCCGGCTGCTGTGTGGTAATTCTGAGTTTAG GAAACACAGCTGCTGTAGAGTCTCTCCAAGTGGATGAATCAACGATAGCCATTGGATGCTGGAAAGGAAGAGCGAGGTTGTCTGTGATGGTTACTGCAATGGACTGCCAAGAACTACTTGAAAGGCTTTTAATACGTTTTGACAATGTAAATGGTTCCTCTGGGCATGTCCACAAATCCTCTAATGATGAGGAAGAAATACAACCTGTGCAAGAGTAA
- the LOC106768124 gene encoding ras-related protein Rab11A isoform X2 codes for MAGAGAGGGYGDANQRIDYVFKVVLIGDSAVGKSQILARFARNEFSLDSKSTIGVEFQTRTLLIDHKTVKAQIWDTAGQERYRAVTSAYYRGAVGAMLVYDITKRQTFDHIPRWLEELRNHADKNIVIILIGNKCDLENQRDVPTEDAKEFAEKEGLFFLETSALEATNVETAFVTVLTEIYNILNKKNLTADESQGNGNSASLSGQKIIVPGPAQELPAKRSMCCQAS; via the exons ATGGCAGGTGCGGGTGCAGGAGGAGGGTATGGGGACGCGAACCAGAGGATAGACTACGTCTTCAAGGTGGTGCTGATTGGTGACTCTGCGGTGGGGAAGTCGCAGATTCTAGCTAGGTTCGCCAGGAACGAGTTCAGCTTGGACTCCAAGTCCACCATCGGTGTTGAATTTCAGACGCGCACTTTGCTCATCGATCACAAGACCGTTAAGGCTCAGATCTGGGACACGGCTGGCCAAGAACG CTACAGAGCAGTTACAAGTGCATACTACAGGGGTGCTGTGGGGGCAATGTTGGTTTATGATATCACTAAACGCCAAACCTTCGATCACATACCCCGGTGGTTAGAAGAGCTGCGCAACCATGCTGACAAGAACATAGTGATAATTCTGATAGGAAACAAATGTGATCTTGAAAACCAGCGTGATGTACCCACCGAGGATGCAAAAGAATTTGCTGAGAAAGAAGGGTTGTTTTTCCTAGAGACCTCAGCACTAGAGGCAACTAATGTTGAAACAGCCTTCGTAACTGTCTTGACAGAAATATACAACATCCTCAACAAGAAGAATCTAACTGCTGATGAAAGTCAGGGAAATGGTAACTCCGCATCTTTGTCTGGCCAGAAGATTATCGTTCCAGGCCCTGCACAGGAACTTCCTGCTAAGAGGAGTATGTGTTGTCAAGCATCTtga
- the LOC106768124 gene encoding ras-related protein Rab11A isoform X1: MAGAGAGGGYGDANQRIDYVFKVVLIGDSAVGKSQILARFARNEFSLDSKSTIGVEFQTRTLLIDHKTVKAQIWDTAGQERLALYTNGLRCSYRAVTSAYYRGAVGAMLVYDITKRQTFDHIPRWLEELRNHADKNIVIILIGNKCDLENQRDVPTEDAKEFAEKEGLFFLETSALEATNVETAFVTVLTEIYNILNKKNLTADESQGNGNSASLSGQKIIVPGPAQELPAKRSMCCQAS, translated from the exons ATGGCAGGTGCGGGTGCAGGAGGAGGGTATGGGGACGCGAACCAGAGGATAGACTACGTCTTCAAGGTGGTGCTGATTGGTGACTCTGCGGTGGGGAAGTCGCAGATTCTAGCTAGGTTCGCCAGGAACGAGTTCAGCTTGGACTCCAAGTCCACCATCGGTGTTGAATTTCAGACGCGCACTTTGCTCATCGATCACAAGACCGTTAAGGCTCAGATCTGGGACACGGCTGGCCAAGAACG TTTAGCCTTATATACGAATGGTTTACGATGCAGCTACAGAGCAGTTACAAGTGCATACTACAGGGGTGCTGTGGGGGCAATGTTGGTTTATGATATCACTAAACGCCAAACCTTCGATCACATACCCCGGTGGTTAGAAGAGCTGCGCAACCATGCTGACAAGAACATAGTGATAATTCTGATAGGAAACAAATGTGATCTTGAAAACCAGCGTGATGTACCCACCGAGGATGCAAAAGAATTTGCTGAGAAAGAAGGGTTGTTTTTCCTAGAGACCTCAGCACTAGAGGCAACTAATGTTGAAACAGCCTTCGTAACTGTCTTGACAGAAATATACAACATCCTCAACAAGAAGAATCTAACTGCTGATGAAAGTCAGGGAAATGGTAACTCCGCATCTTTGTCTGGCCAGAAGATTATCGTTCCAGGCCCTGCACAGGAACTTCCTGCTAAGAGGAGTATGTGTTGTCAAGCATCTtga